Proteins encoded by one window of Kineosporia corallincola:
- a CDS encoding GntR family transcriptional regulator, with protein MRASMVEDFADDRRQISRASTVEWVVDSLRTRITEGYFDPGTRLSEEALGEALEVSRNTLREAFRLLTHERLLEHRRNRGVFVRSLTPADIAELYRVRVLLENAALGSLGEEFDLSELRAALAEAEAAAQRADWQAVGTANIHFHQGIVALAGSHRLTDYLRGLFAELRLAFLVLDDPQGLHEPYIRRNATLLSLLEDGDIAGAQRELADYLEEARTRLTTPRQDRADRD; from the coding sequence ATGCGCGCGAGCATGGTCGAAGACTTCGCCGACGACCGGCGCCAGATCTCCCGGGCCAGCACGGTGGAGTGGGTCGTCGACTCCCTGCGCACCCGCATCACCGAGGGCTATTTCGATCCCGGCACCCGGCTGTCCGAGGAGGCGCTCGGCGAGGCGCTGGAGGTCTCCCGCAACACCCTGCGCGAGGCCTTCCGCCTGCTGACCCACGAGCGGCTGCTGGAGCACCGGCGCAATCGCGGCGTGTTCGTGCGCAGCCTGACGCCCGCCGACATCGCCGAGCTCTACCGGGTGCGGGTGCTGCTGGAGAACGCGGCGCTGGGCTCGCTGGGCGAGGAGTTCGACCTGTCCGAGCTACGGGCTGCCCTGGCCGAGGCCGAGGCGGCGGCGCAGCGCGCGGACTGGCAGGCCGTCGGCACCGCGAACATCCACTTCCACCAGGGCATCGTGGCGCTGGCCGGCAGTCACCGGCTGACCGACTACCTGCGCGGGCTGTTCGCCGAACTGCGCCTGGCCTTCCTGGTGCTCGACGACCCGCAGGGTCTGCACGAGCCCTACATCCGGCGCAACGCCACCCTGCTGTCGCTGCTGGAAGACGGCGACATCGCCGGTGCACAACGGGAACTCGCCGACTACCTGGAAGAGGCCCGGACCCGGCTCACCACCCCGCGTCAAGACCGAGCGGATAGGGATTAG
- a CDS encoding NRAMP family divalent metal transporter, with product MSAATTSQEARAAGVSRNRLIAYAGAILLMAMSAVGPGFITQTAKFTGTYAASFGAAILASILIDLAIQLNVWRVVGLSGRPAQDIANQVLPGSGHVLTFLIVLGGLIFGIGNIAGAGLGLHDLLGIDTRLGAVISAVIAIFVFSYQAMDGAVDRAVIVLGVVKIGLITFIAIKAAPPVGEALARTVDPQGLDFLPVLTLVGGTVGGYITYAGAHRLLETGTVGREHLATISRGATTGILVTGAVRILLFLGILGVVAGGFALADDDPAGSAFRQVAGESGVRLFGLALWTAGMTSTIGASFTSATFLKTLVPVVARRFSLTISLLITVATIAYLVIGQTPTSLLIFAGAFNGLVLPVGLGLLLWAGWRRPDLLPGYRYPRVLLLIGFAAWAFTVYAGWKSLAELPKIFT from the coding sequence ATGTCCGCTGCCACCACCTCGCAAGAAGCCCGTGCCGCCGGAGTGTCCCGCAACCGGCTGATCGCCTACGCCGGGGCGATCCTGCTCATGGCGATGTCGGCCGTGGGACCCGGATTCATCACTCAGACAGCCAAGTTCACCGGCACCTACGCCGCGTCGTTCGGCGCCGCCATCCTGGCCAGCATCCTCATCGACCTGGCCATCCAGCTCAACGTGTGGCGCGTGGTGGGCCTGTCCGGCCGGCCCGCGCAGGACATCGCGAACCAGGTGCTGCCCGGGTCGGGCCACGTGCTCACCTTCCTGATCGTGCTCGGCGGCCTGATCTTCGGCATCGGCAACATCGCCGGGGCCGGGCTCGGGCTGCACGACCTGCTCGGCATCGACACCCGGCTGGGTGCCGTGATATCCGCTGTCATCGCCATTTTCGTGTTCAGCTACCAGGCGATGGACGGCGCCGTGGACCGTGCCGTGATCGTGCTCGGCGTGGTCAAGATCGGCCTGATCACCTTCATCGCGATCAAGGCCGCACCCCCGGTGGGCGAGGCGCTGGCCCGCACCGTGGACCCGCAGGGCCTCGACTTCCTGCCGGTGCTGACCCTGGTCGGCGGCACCGTCGGCGGCTACATCACCTACGCCGGGGCGCACCGCCTGCTGGAGACCGGAACCGTCGGCCGCGAGCACCTGGCCACGATCAGCCGCGGCGCCACCACCGGCATCCTGGTCACCGGGGCGGTGCGAATCCTGTTGTTCCTCGGCATTCTCGGGGTGGTCGCCGGTGGCTTCGCGCTCGCGGACGACGACCCGGCCGGTTCCGCCTTCCGGCAGGTGGCCGGGGAATCGGGCGTGCGGCTGTTCGGTCTGGCCCTCTGGACGGCCGGCATGACCAGCACGATCGGGGCGTCGTTCACCTCGGCCACGTTCCTGAAGACGCTGGTGCCCGTGGTGGCCCGCCGGTTCAGCCTGACCATCTCGCTGCTGATCACCGTGGCCACGATCGCCTATCTGGTGATCGGCCAGACCCCCACCTCGCTGCTGATCTTCGCCGGGGCGTTCAACGGCCTGGTGCTGCCGGTCGGGCTCGGGCTGCTGCTGTGGGCCGGCTGGCGCCGCCCGGATCTGCTGCCCGGCTACCGTTATCCGCGTGTGCTGCTCCTGATCGGTTTCGCCGCCTGGGCCTTCACCGTCTACGCCGGGTGGAAGTCCCTGGCCGAACTGCCGAAGATCTTCACATGA
- a CDS encoding 5-oxoprolinase subunit B family protein, translating to MSTSLYAWPAGETGYLIDVPETDPARVAQGLRIVAGRRRIELVDVVPGLSTVLVTLARPMPPGAFRALLAEVESEPVEDAADTGTITVGVRYDGPDLDEVAALTGLGVQQIVEIHTSTGFRAAFSGFAPGFVYLTGVPAVLRVPRRAEPRAVVPGGSVALADRFTAVYPRPSPGGWRLIGSTDMQLWDDAADPPAAVRPGMTVRFRQVA from the coding sequence ATGAGCACGTCGCTGTACGCCTGGCCGGCCGGCGAGACCGGTTACCTGATCGACGTTCCGGAGACCGACCCGGCCCGGGTGGCGCAGGGCCTGCGGATCGTCGCCGGGCGCCGCCGGATCGAACTGGTGGACGTCGTCCCCGGGCTCTCCACCGTGCTGGTCACCCTGGCGCGGCCGATGCCGCCCGGCGCGTTCCGGGCCCTGCTCGCCGAGGTCGAGTCGGAGCCGGTGGAGGACGCGGCCGACACCGGCACGATCACCGTCGGCGTGCGCTACGACGGACCCGACCTGGACGAGGTGGCGGCGCTGACAGGGCTGGGCGTGCAGCAGATCGTCGAGATCCACACCAGCACCGGGTTCCGGGCCGCGTTCAGCGGTTTCGCGCCTGGCTTCGTCTACCTCACCGGGGTGCCCGCGGTGCTGCGGGTGCCCCGGCGGGCCGAGCCGAGGGCCGTGGTGCCCGGTGGGTCGGTGGCGCTGGCCGACCGGTTCACGGCCGTCTACCCGCGGCCCAGTCCCGGGGGCTGGCGGTTGATCGGCAGCACCGACATGCAACTGTGGGACGACGCGGCGGATCCGCCCGCGGCCGTGCGCCCCGGCATGACCGTGCGATTCCGGCAGGTCGCCTGA
- a CDS encoding biotin-dependent carboxyltransferase family protein: MLHVIHPGLFTTVQDEGRPGHAYLGVPPSGALDRGSFHLANRLVGNPSGAAVLETTVRGPELRSEASSVLTLAVTGAPAPVLVDGRPAPFDAAFRVLPGQTVQVGAVTAGLRSYLAVSGGLDLPPVLGSRSGDVLSGLGPAPLEAGATLPVGPAGLVPVVDYVCPPGVFAEPVLDVVPGPRAGWFTDAALGVLARTAWRVSPTSNRVGLRLEGAMLERLKKGELPSEGTATGSIQVPGNGLPVLFLRDHPVTGGYPVIGVVTRAALDLAAQAAPGTTLRFRVRGR, encoded by the coding sequence ATGCTGCACGTGATCCACCCCGGTCTGTTCACCACGGTGCAGGACGAGGGCCGCCCGGGTCATGCCTACCTCGGCGTGCCGCCCTCCGGCGCCCTCGACCGCGGCTCGTTCCACCTGGCCAACCGGCTCGTCGGGAATCCCTCCGGCGCAGCTGTTCTGGAAACCACCGTGCGCGGGCCGGAGCTGCGTTCCGAGGCGTCGTCGGTGCTGACGCTCGCGGTGACCGGGGCGCCCGCGCCGGTGCTGGTCGACGGCCGCCCGGCGCCCTTCGACGCCGCCTTCCGGGTGCTGCCCGGGCAGACCGTGCAGGTCGGCGCGGTGACCGCCGGGCTGCGGTCGTACCTCGCGGTGTCGGGTGGTCTGGACCTGCCGCCGGTGCTGGGCAGCCGCTCGGGCGACGTGCTGAGCGGTCTCGGCCCGGCACCGCTGGAGGCCGGGGCCACGCTGCCCGTCGGCCCGGCCGGCCTGGTGCCGGTTGTCGACTACGTTTGTCCGCCGGGGGTTTTCGCCGAACCGGTGCTCGACGTCGTGCCCGGGCCGCGGGCCGGCTGGTTCACCGACGCGGCGCTCGGCGTGCTGGCCCGCACGGCCTGGCGGGTCTCGCCGACCAGCAACCGTGTGGGCCTTCGGCTGGAGGGCGCCATGCTGGAGCGTCTCAAGAAGGGGGAGCTGCCGTCGGAGGGCACGGCGACCGGCAGCATCCAGGTGCCGGGCAACGGCCTGCCCGTGCTCTTCCTGAGGGACCATCCGGTCACCGGGGGCTATCCGGTGATCGGGGTGGTCACCCGGGCCGCGCTCGACCTGGCCGCGCAGGCGGCGCCGGGCACCACGTTGCGGTTCCGGGTCAGGGGCCGGTGA
- a CDS encoding MerR family transcriptional regulator yields MRIGELSDRTGASVRSLRHYEASGLLSPQRLGNGYREFPEQAVQTVTRIRALLAAGLSLAVIREVLPCVQNTDLAVESCDSLTRVLRCELDKIDARADELHRARTAISAMLTGP; encoded by the coding sequence ATGCGCATCGGGGAACTGTCGGACCGCACGGGCGCCAGCGTGCGGTCGCTGCGGCACTACGAGGCGTCCGGCCTGCTCAGCCCGCAGCGCCTGGGCAACGGTTACCGCGAGTTCCCGGAGCAGGCGGTGCAGACCGTCACCCGGATCCGCGCCCTGCTCGCCGCCGGCCTGTCGCTCGCGGTGATCCGGGAGGTGCTGCCCTGCGTGCAGAACACCGATCTGGCGGTGGAGTCGTGCGACTCCCTCACCCGGGTGCTGCGTTGCGAGCTGGACAAGATCGATGCCCGTGCCGACGAACTGCACCGGGCCAGGACGGCGATCAGTGCCATGCTCACCGGCCCCTGA
- a CDS encoding LLM class F420-dependent oxidoreductase translates to MRLGIFTPVTDEQTPPAELARQIEDRGFESLFVPEHSHIPTRFATPTPDGNPISRDYYRNLDPFVTLTAAAVATTRLRLGTSVLLVPQRDPIHLAKEVASLDLVSGGRAELGAGAGWLREEMRNHGTDPATRFALLTERLAAVKTIWAGPGAEFHGELVDFDPIEMWPKPVQTPHPPVWLGGWGPTTLGRVVSSGSGWLAPPGLSMDELARGIKELAELADARAVPTPLVVATLYAPTPHDLDAARELGVHRVLLGLTGAISPGNTRRGLDAYAGLLP, encoded by the coding sequence ATGAGACTCGGCATCTTCACCCCGGTCACCGACGAGCAGACACCTCCGGCCGAGCTGGCCCGGCAGATCGAGGACCGGGGCTTCGAGTCGCTGTTCGTGCCCGAGCACTCGCACATCCCGACCCGGTTCGCCACCCCCACGCCGGACGGAAACCCGATCTCCCGCGACTATTATCGCAACCTCGACCCGTTCGTCACGCTGACCGCGGCGGCTGTGGCCACCACCCGGCTGCGGCTCGGCACGTCGGTGCTGCTGGTGCCCCAGCGCGACCCGATCCACCTGGCCAAGGAGGTGGCCAGTCTGGACCTGGTGTCGGGCGGGCGGGCCGAGCTCGGGGCGGGGGCGGGCTGGTTGCGGGAGGAGATGCGCAACCACGGCACCGACCCGGCCACGCGGTTCGCCCTGCTGACCGAGCGACTGGCGGCGGTGAAGACGATCTGGGCCGGTCCGGGCGCTGAGTTCCACGGCGAACTGGTGGATTTCGACCCGATCGAGATGTGGCCCAAGCCGGTGCAGACGCCGCATCCGCCGGTCTGGCTCGGCGGCTGGGGGCCGACCACGCTGGGCCGGGTGGTGAGCTCGGGCAGCGGCTGGCTGGCGCCGCCCGGTCTGTCGATGGACGAATTAGCCCGTGGCATCAAAGAACTCGCCGAGCTGGCCGATGCTCGCGCCGTCCCCACGCCCTTGGTGGTCGCCACCCTGTACGCCCCCACGCCGCATGATCTGGATGCGGCGCGGGAGCTCGGGGTGCACCGGGTGCTGCTCGGGCTGACCGGTGCGATCAGCCCGGGCAACACCCGGCGCGGTCTGGACGCCTACGCGGGGCTGTTGCCCTGA
- a CDS encoding Uma2 family endonuclease — protein sequence MWEKKRAREEQLAYLVPEDVCLAVEVMSPSSRTTDLGAKRDFYREWDTPISWVLDPATQEIHEFGLVDSAQTWLADLDLSSIWPEKPAPQGNSPA from the coding sequence ATTTGGGAAAAGAAACGCGCCCGGGAGGAACAACTCGCCTACCTGGTGCCCGAAGACGTCTGTCTCGCAGTCGAAGTCATGTCCCCGTCGAGCCGCACGACGGATCTCGGCGCCAAGCGGGACTTCTACCGGGAGTGGGACACCCCGATCTCCTGGGTGCTCGACCCGGCCACCCAGGAGATTCACGAGTTCGGGCTCGTCGACAGTGCCCAGACCTGGCTGGCCGACCTGGATCTCTCCAGCATCTGGCCGGAAAAGCCGGCGCCTCAGGGCAACAGCCCCGCGTAG
- a CDS encoding uracil-xanthine permease family protein → MAIGWKLHGDGKTLAPGEVVAPDERLSWDRTIGLGAQHVVAMFGATFVFPVLMGLNPQLAIMMSGIATIVFLLIVQNRVPSYLGTSASFVGGVAAIRAQGGDSSDVTGAILVAGLMLVVVGVVIHFAGSHLVNEALPPAVTGAVVMLIGFNLAPVVADTYWPQDQWVALLVMLFVVVLSVAAGGFVGRVAIFLGLVFGFVISWLFDRVFGQITAFNAGTGEVDTHWRVVWDSVDSAAWFGFPDKTVIGPDGLEIAGFHAPTFSAAFILLVLPSVIALVAENAGHVKAVGEMTGSDLDPVLGRAIAGDGVGTVLASAVGGSPTTTYAENIGVMAATRVYSTAAYYVAAVVAILFGLCPKFGALVAATPGGVLGGITVVLYGMVGLLGAKIWIENRVDFGNPINLVPLAAGLIIAIGDTSVKITDDFSLSGIALGTIVAVVGWHLARTVAPAHLKERLKTERV, encoded by the coding sequence ATGGCCATCGGATGGAAGCTGCACGGAGACGGCAAGACGCTCGCACCGGGCGAGGTGGTGGCCCCGGACGAGCGGCTGAGCTGGGACCGCACGATCGGGCTCGGGGCCCAGCACGTGGTGGCGATGTTCGGCGCCACGTTCGTGTTCCCGGTGCTGATGGGCCTCAACCCGCAGCTGGCGATCATGATGAGCGGGATCGCCACGATCGTGTTCCTGCTGATCGTGCAGAACAGGGTGCCCTCGTACCTGGGCACCAGTGCCTCGTTCGTGGGCGGGGTGGCGGCGATCCGGGCGCAGGGCGGTGACTCCTCCGACGTCACCGGCGCGATCCTGGTGGCCGGGCTGATGCTGGTCGTGGTCGGCGTCGTCATCCACTTCGCCGGCAGCCACCTGGTGAACGAGGCGCTGCCGCCCGCCGTGACCGGCGCCGTGGTGATGCTGATCGGCTTCAACCTGGCCCCGGTGGTCGCGGACACCTACTGGCCGCAGGACCAGTGGGTGGCCCTGCTGGTGATGCTGTTCGTGGTGGTGCTCAGCGTGGCCGCCGGCGGGTTCGTCGGCCGGGTCGCGATCTTCCTCGGTCTGGTGTTCGGCTTCGTGATCTCCTGGCTGTTCGACCGGGTCTTCGGCCAGATCACCGCCTTCAACGCGGGCACCGGTGAGGTGGACACGCACTGGCGGGTGGTCTGGGACAGTGTCGACAGCGCAGCCTGGTTCGGCTTCCCCGACAAGACCGTGATCGGCCCGGACGGCCTGGAGATCGCCGGATTCCACGCCCCCACCTTCTCCGCCGCGTTCATCCTGCTCGTGCTGCCGTCGGTGATCGCGCTGGTGGCGGAGAACGCCGGGCACGTCAAGGCGGTCGGCGAGATGACCGGCAGCGACCTGGACCCGGTGCTCGGCCGGGCGATCGCGGGCGACGGCGTGGGCACGGTGCTGGCCAGCGCCGTCGGCGGTTCGCCCACCACCACCTACGCGGAGAACATCGGCGTGATGGCGGCGACCCGGGTCTACTCCACCGCCGCGTACTACGTGGCGGCGGTCGTGGCCATCCTGTTCGGCCTGTGCCCCAAGTTCGGCGCCCTGGTCGCCGCCACCCCGGGCGGGGTGCTGGGCGGTATCACCGTGGTGCTCTACGGCATGGTCGGCCTGCTCGGCGCGAAGATCTGGATCGAGAACAGGGTCGACTTCGGCAACCCGATCAACCTGGTGCCACTGGCCGCCGGGCTGATCATCGCGATCGGCGACACCAGCGTGAAGATCACCGACGACTTCTCGCTCTCCGGCATCGCCCTGGGCACGATCGTCGCGGTGGTCGGCTGGCACCTGGCCCGGACGGTGGCTCCGGCACACTTGAAGGAGCGACTGAAGACCGAGCGCGTCTAG
- a CDS encoding oxamate carbamoyltransferase subunit AllH family protein, protein MTAASLTLFPLLAGPARPARVSAIVSGAVYLEVDPATDDDGRHHPGAVVALLDPAAVQLPIGLTLPPGVADLVPVSVDGAPVSPGPIVFGHGAVSMAGTRLPVLRWWNPTVPKQVLPPPAPEMLPTALLDGLLDEAAQPLAEGLDLLRSGDTEAAFEALLGTGPGLTPAGDDALVGALAALAAWAPRSTAHRLLADGVAAADGRTTAISAALLRSAVTGAVVPQLTRFVGALSTGDPAAIRPALDEVLPVGASSGAAMAAGAVAQLTNLMQGPSRRRRVAIDATGPIGASAVL, encoded by the coding sequence ATGACGGCCGCGAGCCTGACCCTGTTCCCTCTGCTCGCCGGTCCGGCGAGACCGGCACGGGTGAGCGCGATCGTCTCGGGGGCCGTCTACCTGGAGGTCGATCCGGCCACCGACGACGACGGGCGGCACCACCCCGGCGCCGTGGTCGCGTTGCTCGACCCGGCCGCCGTCCAGCTCCCGATCGGCCTCACCCTGCCGCCCGGCGTCGCCGACCTGGTGCCGGTGTCGGTCGACGGCGCCCCGGTCTCGCCCGGCCCGATCGTGTTCGGCCACGGTGCGGTCTCGATGGCCGGCACCCGGCTGCCGGTGCTGCGCTGGTGGAACCCCACCGTGCCCAAGCAGGTGCTGCCGCCCCCCGCGCCCGAGATGCTGCCCACCGCCCTGCTCGACGGCCTGCTCGACGAGGCCGCGCAGCCGCTGGCCGAGGGTCTCGACCTGCTGCGCTCCGGCGACACCGAGGCGGCCTTCGAGGCGCTGCTCGGTACCGGTCCCGGCCTCACCCCGGCCGGTGACGACGCCCTGGTCGGTGCGCTGGCCGCGCTCGCCGCCTGGGCCCCCCGCTCCACCGCGCACCGCCTGCTGGCCGACGGCGTGGCCGCGGCCGACGGGCGCACCACGGCGATCTCGGCCGCGCTGCTGCGCTCCGCCGTCACCGGTGCCGTGGTGCCGCAGCTGACCCGCTTCGTCGGCGCGCTGAGCACCGGCGACCCGGCGGCGATCCGTCCCGCCCTCGACGAGGTGCTGCCGGTCGGCGCCAGCTCCGGCGCCGCGATGGCGGCCGGTGCGGTGGCCCAGCTGACCAACCTGATGCAGGGTCCCTCGCGCCGGCGCCGGGTGGCCATCGACGCCACCGGCCCGATCGGGGCCTCCGCCGTTCTGTAG
- a CDS encoding IPT/TIG domain-containing protein: MRTPKITAKRALGLTLAGALAIAGTVAVANISQAATSITISPTTGPASATQVIKIKGSGFADSTGAAIAKSVSFSSTACSGTTVPATVATPFSVTSATSATVTAPNTLTAGTYYLCVWDKAASGTSATILGSAKYVTAAAPTATTIVGAASNIASASTLGNTTVVVNGTNFVKTGLSASIGGTAAKATYVSATKVSVVLPAHAAATGLAVKVTTPYGSASTTDTVSYVPVVSVSPTSGDGTAGNVLTVTGTGFNAKSFADAAATGKAVVVLSPGGSAITTTIPASPKYCTSVQVVSDTELDCQLPALTSALGAYSVQVVDATGATTATGATTVSKSATYTAAAF; this comes from the coding sequence ATGCGCACCCCCAAGATCACGGCCAAGCGGGCCCTGGGCCTGACCCTCGCCGGCGCCCTCGCCATCGCGGGCACCGTCGCCGTCGCCAACATCTCGCAGGCCGCCACGTCGATCACGATCTCTCCGACCACCGGCCCCGCCAGCGCCACCCAGGTCATCAAGATCAAGGGCTCGGGCTTCGCGGACAGCACGGGGGCCGCGATCGCCAAGTCGGTGTCGTTCAGCAGCACCGCCTGCTCGGGCACCACCGTCCCGGCCACGGTCGCCACACCGTTCAGCGTCACCTCCGCGACCTCGGCCACCGTCACCGCCCCCAACACCCTGACCGCCGGTACCTACTACCTGTGCGTCTGGGACAAGGCGGCCAGCGGTACCAGCGCCACCATCCTCGGCTCGGCGAAGTACGTGACCGCCGCGGCCCCGACCGCCACCACCATCGTCGGCGCGGCCAGCAACATCGCCAGCGCGTCGACCCTGGGCAACACCACGGTTGTGGTCAACGGCACGAACTTCGTCAAGACCGGTCTGTCCGCCTCGATCGGTGGCACCGCGGCCAAGGCCACCTATGTCAGCGCCACCAAGGTCTCGGTCGTGCTGCCCGCCCACGCGGCGGCCACCGGTCTGGCCGTCAAGGTCACCACCCCGTACGGCTCGGCCAGCACCACCGACACCGTCAGCTACGTGCCGGTCGTCTCGGTCTCGCCGACCAGTGGTGACGGCACCGCGGGCAACGTCCTCACGGTGACCGGAACCGGGTTCAACGCCAAGAGCTTCGCCGACGCGGCCGCCACCGGTAAGGCCGTCGTCGTTCTCTCGCCCGGTGGCTCGGCGATCACCACCACGATCCCGGCCTCCCCGAAGTACTGCACCTCCGTCCAGGTGGTCAGCGACACCGAGCTGGACTGCCAGCTCCCCGCGCTGACCTCCGCTCTCGGCGCCTACTCGGTGCAGGTGGTCGACGCGACCGGCGCCACCACCGCCACCGGCGCCACCACCGTCTCCAAGAGCGCGACCTACACCGCGGCCGCCTTCTGA
- a CDS encoding maleylpyruvate isomerase family mycothiol-dependent enzyme, producing MTEINFLAVVERETERFAVMLETADLGVPVPTCPGWSLHDLADHVGGVHRWARHAIVEGVEGDDPPAAPGDRAGLVDWYRESAAGLLAALRELPADAPAWHFGTGPQVAGWWRRRQAHEITMHLWDARNALGGGEPVDPVLAADGVDEARHVFFPRQVRLGRMPALDRSLAVVVAETGRRHVFSGDGTGTSGEEPADATVTGPAEALLLALWHRIPADDPRLLVEGDRSAAIEVLSAKVTA from the coding sequence ATGACGGAGATCAACTTTCTGGCGGTCGTGGAGCGGGAGACCGAGCGGTTCGCGGTGATGCTGGAGACGGCCGACCTCGGCGTCCCGGTCCCGACCTGCCCGGGCTGGAGTCTGCACGACCTGGCCGATCACGTCGGCGGCGTGCACCGGTGGGCCCGGCACGCGATCGTCGAGGGGGTGGAGGGCGACGACCCGCCGGCCGCGCCCGGCGATCGGGCCGGACTGGTGGACTGGTACCGGGAGTCCGCCGCCGGATTGCTGGCGGCGCTGCGGGAGCTGCCCGCCGATGCCCCGGCCTGGCACTTCGGGACCGGCCCGCAGGTGGCGGGCTGGTGGCGGCGACGGCAGGCGCACGAGATCACCATGCATCTGTGGGACGCACGCAACGCCCTGGGCGGTGGCGAGCCGGTCGACCCGGTGCTCGCGGCCGACGGGGTGGACGAGGCCCGTCACGTGTTCTTCCCGCGGCAGGTGCGGCTGGGGCGGATGCCCGCGCTGGACCGCTCGCTGGCCGTGGTGGTCGCCGAAACCGGCCGGCGGCACGTGTTCTCGGGCGACGGCACCGGGACGAGCGGCGAGGAGCCGGCGGACGCCACCGTCACCGGGCCGGCCGAGGCCCTGCTGCTCGCACTCTGGCACCGGATCCCGGCGGACGACCCTCGGCTGCTGGTCGAGGGGGACCGGTCCGCGGCGATCGAGGTGCTGTCGGCGAAAGTGACGGCCTGA
- the mmuM gene encoding homocysteine S-methyltransferase, with the protein MVSDVLSGGRVLVLDGGLSTELESRGHDISGRLWSAQLLMDAPDAVVAAHRAYLDAGADIVTTASYQASPEGFARAGVDLATGSGLIRQSVLLALRAVEESGRPALIAGSVGPYGAMLADGSEYTGDYGDVGVDELRAFHRPRLELLAEAGVDLIAAETVPSLAEVEALLAELDRLGHPAWISLTTVGSRTRRGEPAAEAFALAASVPSVIAVGVNCTSPVGIGETVAVAHEASGKPVAVYPNSGEGWDAGRRAWTPAPPSQGLLLGDVDGWVTSGAQIVGGCCRVGPEQIRAIAGVVSSTA; encoded by the coding sequence ATCGTGTCTGACGTTCTCAGCGGCGGCCGGGTCCTCGTCCTCGACGGGGGCCTGTCCACCGAACTCGAATCCCGCGGCCACGACATCTCCGGCCGGCTCTGGTCGGCCCAGCTGCTGATGGACGCCCCGGACGCGGTGGTCGCGGCGCACCGGGCCTACCTCGACGCCGGCGCCGACATCGTCACCACCGCCAGCTACCAGGCCTCGCCCGAGGGCTTCGCCCGGGCGGGCGTCGACCTGGCCACCGGCTCCGGCCTGATCCGGCAGTCGGTGCTGCTGGCCCTGCGCGCGGTCGAGGAGTCCGGGCGCCCGGCCCTGATCGCCGGGTCGGTCGGCCCCTACGGCGCGATGCTGGCCGACGGGTCGGAGTACACCGGCGACTACGGCGACGTCGGCGTGGACGAGCTGCGTGCCTTCCACCGCCCCCGGCTGGAGCTGCTCGCCGAGGCCGGGGTGGACCTGATCGCCGCGGAGACCGTTCCGTCGCTGGCCGAGGTGGAGGCGCTGCTGGCCGAGCTGGACCGGCTGGGACACCCGGCCTGGATCAGCCTGACCACCGTGGGCTCGCGAACCCGGCGCGGCGAGCCCGCGGCCGAGGCCTTCGCGCTGGCCGCGTCGGTGCCGTCGGTGATCGCCGTGGGCGTCAACTGCACCTCCCCGGTCGGGATCGGTGAGACGGTGGCCGTGGCACACGAGGCGAGCGGCAAACCCGTTGCGGTGTACCCGAACAGCGGTGAGGGCTGGGACGCCGGACGGCGCGCCTGGACGCCCGCCCCGCCGTCCCAGGGTCTGCTGCTGGGTGATGTCGACGGCTGGGTGACGTCCGGGGCGCAGATCGTCGGCGGGTGCTGCCGGGTGGGTCCGGAGCAGATCCGGGCGATCGCCGGGGTCGTCTCCTCCACGGCCTGA
- a CDS encoding DUF4235 domain-containing protein: MKSVMWKVLSAAAAIAAAQAANQTLNIVWKGATGGQPPTVPEDPETTWKEAIAWAALSGAIMGVARMFATRKAAAYYVKSTGSMPKALIRD, from the coding sequence ATGAAATCGGTGATGTGGAAGGTTCTGTCGGCAGCCGCGGCGATCGCGGCGGCGCAGGCGGCGAACCAGACGCTGAACATCGTCTGGAAGGGCGCGACCGGTGGGCAGCCCCCGACCGTGCCCGAAGACCCGGAGACCACCTGGAAGGAGGCGATCGCCTGGGCCGCGCTGTCCGGCGCGATCATGGGGGTGGCCCGGATGTTCGCCACCCGCAAGGCGGCGGCGTACTACGTGAAATCCACCGGGTCGATGCCGAAGGCCCTGATCCGGGACTGA